The Fusobacterium necrophorum subsp. necrophorum genome includes the window TTCCACAGCTAACTTCTCTCTTTGTATAGGATCAAATTCTACAGACATTTTATCCAAAGCTTCGTCTACTTTTTCATTATAGAATCCTGCTTGATTGGAAACGGATTTACTATACCAGTTTTCATATAGATATTTTTCAGGATCTCCGGTATTGGCAGCCAATACATTCCAAATCAATAAATCAAAGTTTGCAGAATCTCTCATATCCAATAAGGTTTCATAACTAACAGGTTTTAATGTAATTTTGATTCCTATTTCTTTTAAACTTGCTTGTGCAGCCTGTGCATAGACATTCAGTTCTTCTCGACTGGTGTAAAGAACAAAAACCAAATCTAATTTAGAACCATCCGGTTTTTCTACAAAACCGTCTCCATCTTTGTCCACATAGCCTGCATTTTTCAAAATTTCTTTTGCAGATTCAGGGTTATAGGCATTTTCATCTACTAAAGAATCAAATCCAAAATCTAAAGTAGGAGGAATAGGAGCTTTTCCCGGAGTTGCCGCTCCTTGTAATAAATTTTCTGTATATGCTTTTTTATTCAATCCTCGTAGTAGAGCTTGACGTAAAGCTTTGTCTTTTAAATCTCCTTTTTGATTTAGAAAAGCATAGGTAGAACGTAGCGATTTCAATTCCTGTGCCATAATTTCATCATTTCCTTCAAAATCAGCCTTATTATTTACTTTTAAATTATAAGCGATATCAATTTCTCCCGATTTCAAAGATAGGGCACGAGTGTTTTGATCGTTGATGTCTTTGAAAATAACCTTATCCAGAGCAGGGCTTCCATTCCAGTAGTTTTCATTTTTAACAACGACAGTATATTCTCCGGGCTTAAATTCTTCAAATTTATAAGGACCTGTACAGATAGGACCCTTTGTTAAAAATTCATCTGTATTCACAGAAGTGTCTACGATTAAAAATAATGGATCGGCTAAACATTGAGGGAGAATTGCTACCGGTTTTTCCGTTTTAATCGTTAACGTTTGTCCTTCCGCTTCCATGCTTGTAAATTTAAAGAATCCTTCCGAACGACCACTTTTTTCAAAGGTTCTTTCCAAAGAAGATTTGACAGCAGCGGCAGTTAAAGGATTTCCATTGGAAAAAGTAACGCCATCTCGAATTTTAAAGGTCCAAGTCAAATGATCTTCGCTTACTTCCCAACTTTCTGCCAGTAAAGATTGTAGTTCTCCCTGTTCGTCAAAACGGGTTAAATTTTCTCCTACTCCATAACGAGTAATGACCCAGCTAAAGTATTGTTCCGTCGGTTCCAAAGTATCCGCAAAACTGGTCACTCCGACCGTAATTTCCTTTGCTTGAGTCTCTGTTTTTTCTGCTTTTTTATTGTCTCCACAAGCGACAAATAAACTGAAGATACAGCTTAGGATGCAAAAAAAAGCAAATCTTTTCATTGTTTTTTTCATTGTGTTACACTCTCCTTTTAATAAAGTTATATTTGTTATATTATATTTTTATTCTGTTTTGACATCAATGACATCTCGGAAAGAATCTCCCAACATATTGAAGATGATGACGACAATAACAATAGCAAACCCCGGATAAATCATAAGCCAAGGGGCTCTTGCCAAATAAGTTCTCCCTTCATTCAACATGGCTCCCCATTCAGGAATGGGAGGTTGTGCTCCGAAACCTAAAAAAGAAAGAGCAGCGATTTCCAACATTAAGGCTCCAATATCCGAAACAGCAGTTACCAGCATCATGCTAAACATATTGGGAAGAATATAATGAAATAAAATATGTTTGCTTTTACTTCCCGTTACCTTAGCAGCTTCAATGTATAATTCCTGTTTGATTTTTAATACCATGCTTCGCGATAATCTTGCATATTTTACCCAAGTAACAGCGGAGATAGCAATAATGGCATTGATAACATTGGGACCTAACAATCCTGCAATGGCAATGGCAAGGATTAAGCCCGGAAAAGCAACCATCATATCTCCGATTCTCATGATGATTGTATCTACAAGTCCTCCAAAATATCCGGCCAGAATTCCTAAAAAAGTTCCTAAAAGGAAAACAACTAAAATTAAAGTTAAGGTCATGAACAGAGAGTATCTTGTTCCATAGATAATTCTGGAAAACAAATCTCTTCCCAGAATATCGGTTCCGAATATATATTGGGAAGAAGGAGGAAGTAAACTGTCTGTCATAATTGCTTCAAAAGGATCTTTTGGAGCAATATGAGGAGCCAACAGAGCAATCCCTATCACAAAGATGGCGAGAATCAGAAAGAATGTAAATTGTAAATGTTTTTTGAAAAAATCTACAAAGTTCATCTAAGAAACCTCCTTTACTCTGGAATCCAAATATCGATAGGAATAATCTACTATCATATTGATTATCAGATAAATAAGAGCAATCAATAATACATAAGCTTGAATCAAAGGATAATCTCGATAGGAAATAGCCTTGATAGCCATATTTCCCATTCCGGGCCAGTTGTAGATAATTTCTACAACAGCGGTTCCTCCCAACAAACTCCCCAGAGAAAGTCCCAGTAAGGTAATCAGGGGTAACATTGCATTGGGAAGGACATGTTTCCATAAAATAACACTTTCTTTCATTCCTCTCATTCTGGCACCGAACACATAACTTTTGTCCAATTCTTCCAAAAATACATGTCGAATTTGTCGAATGTATTTTGAGGACATCGCTAAACTTATGGTAAGAGCAGGCAAAATCATGGAACGAAAATCCACTTTTCCTCCGGAAACACTGATCCATTTTAAAGTGACCCCGAAAATGCTTAAAAAAATCAATCCCAACCAGAAACTGGGAATGGAAATTCCGATAAAAGTGAATGCCCGAACAAGATAATCTTGCCACTTATTCACCTTGACTGCTGCTAAAATTCCTAGCGGAAAAGAAATGACGACCATGAAGAATAAAGCCAGGAGAGAAAGATTCAATGTAGGTAAAAAAGCTTGCTTTATTTTTTGAGTCACGGGGACTTTTAAAGAATATGATTTTCCCATATCTCCTTTCATGACAGAGGAACACCAAGAACCGTATCTTTCATGAAAAGGTTTGTCCAAACCTAATTCTGCTCTTGTTTGGGCTAAAAGCTCCGGAGTTGGAATATTTCCACAATCGGTCAACATAATTTCTGCGGGATCTCCCGGAGAAAGATAGGTTAAACTGAATGTAAAAAAACTAATTCCGACCAGGACAATGATAAATTGAGATAATTTATGAAAAAACTGTTTTTTCATGGAAAAGCTTCACCTCTTTTTTATAATAATGGGTTTTTGTAATTTTTGGAATTTGGGCAATAAAAAAAGCAATTCTCAAAAGAAAGAACTAAAATATTTAGGCTATCCTTCTATTTTAGTTTTCGATTAGAATTGCTTTGATGATGTACTCATGATAGTTTTCTCAAAAAATATCA containing:
- a CDS encoding ABC transporter substrate-binding protein; this encodes MKKTMKRFAFFCILSCIFSLFVACGDNKKAEKTETQAKEITVGVTSFADTLEPTEQYFSWVITRYGVGENLTRFDEQGELQSLLAESWEVSEDHLTWTFKIRDGVTFSNGNPLTAAAVKSSLERTFEKSGRSEGFFKFTSMEAEGQTLTIKTEKPVAILPQCLADPLFLIVDTSVNTDEFLTKGPICTGPYKFEEFKPGEYTVVVKNENYWNGSPALDKVIFKDINDQNTRALSLKSGEIDIAYNLKVNNKADFEGNDEIMAQELKSLRSTYAFLNQKGDLKDKALRQALLRGLNKKAYTENLLQGAATPGKAPIPPTLDFGFDSLVDENAYNPESAKEILKNAGYVDKDGDGFVEKPDGSKLDLVFVLYTSREELNVYAQAAQASLKEIGIKITLKPVSYETLLDMRDSANFDLLIWNVLAANTGDPEKYLYENWYSKSVSNQAGFYNEKVDEALDKMSVEFDPIQREKLAVEIQQEIMNDAAVAFFGYETTFLYSNKRVTGLKMFPMDYYWITAQVGIAE
- the nikC gene encoding nickel transporter permease, giving the protein MNFVDFFKKHLQFTFFLILAIFVIGIALLAPHIAPKDPFEAIMTDSLLPPSSQYIFGTDILGRDLFSRIIYGTRYSLFMTLTLILVVFLLGTFLGILAGYFGGLVDTIIMRIGDMMVAFPGLILAIAIAGLLGPNVINAIIAISAVTWVKYARLSRSMVLKIKQELYIEAAKVTGSKSKHILFHYILPNMFSMMLVTAVSDIGALMLEIAALSFLGFGAQPPIPEWGAMLNEGRTYLARAPWLMIYPGFAIVIVVIIFNMLGDSFRDVIDVKTE
- the nikB gene encoding nickel ABC transporter permease, encoding MKKQFFHKLSQFIIVLVGISFFTFSLTYLSPGDPAEIMLTDCGNIPTPELLAQTRAELGLDKPFHERYGSWCSSVMKGDMGKSYSLKVPVTQKIKQAFLPTLNLSLLALFFMVVISFPLGILAAVKVNKWQDYLVRAFTFIGISIPSFWLGLIFLSIFGVTLKWISVSGGKVDFRSMILPALTISLAMSSKYIRQIRHVFLEELDKSYVFGARMRGMKESVILWKHVLPNAMLPLITLLGLSLGSLLGGTAVVEIIYNWPGMGNMAIKAISYRDYPLIQAYVLLIALIYLIINMIVDYSYRYLDSRVKEVS